In Pongo pygmaeus isolate AG05252 chromosome 13, NHGRI_mPonPyg2-v2.0_pri, whole genome shotgun sequence, one genomic interval encodes:
- the NMRK1 gene encoding nicotinamide riboside kinase 1 isoform X2, whose protein sequence is MNLQKHLPNCSVISQDDFFKPESEIETDKNGFLQYDVLEALNMEKMMSAISCWMESARHSVVSTDQESAEEIPILIIEGFLLFNYKPLDTIWNRSYFLTIPYEECKRRRSTRVYEPPDSPGYFDGHVWPMYLKHRQEMQDITWEVVYLDGTKSEEDLFLQVYEDLIRELAKQKCLQVTA, encoded by the exons ATGAATTTGCAGAAACATCTCCCAAATTGCAGTGTCATATCTCAGGATGATTTCTTCAAG CCAGAGTCTGAGATAGAGACAGATAAAAATGGATTTTTGCAGTATGATG TGCTTGAGGCACTTAACATGGAAAAAATGATGTCAGCCATTTCCTGCTGGATGGAAAGCGCAAGACACTCTGTGGTATCAACAGACCAGGAAAGTGCTGAGGAAATTCCCATTTTAATCATCgaaggttttcttctttttaattataa GCCCCTTGACACTATATGGAATAGAAGCTATTTCCTGACTATTCCATATGAAGAATGtaaaaggaggaggag TACAAGGGTCTATGAGCCTCCAGACTCTCCGGGATACTTTGATGGCCATGTGTGGCCCATGTATCTAAAGCACAGACAAGAAATGCAGGACATCACATGGGAAGTTG TGTACCTGGATGGAACAAAATCTGAAGAGGACCTCTTTTTGCAAGTATATGAAGATCTAATACGAGAACTAGCAAAGCAAAAGT
- the NMRK1 gene encoding nicotinamide riboside kinase 1 isoform X3, whose product MKTFIIGISGVTNGGKTTLAMNLQKHLPNCSVISQDDFFKPESEIETDKNGFLQYDVLEALNMEKMMSAISCWMESARHSVVSTDQESAEEIPILIIEGFLLFNYNTRVYEPPDSPGYFDGHVWPMYLKHRQEMQDITWEVVYLDGTKSEEDLFLQVYEDLIRELAKQKCLQVTA is encoded by the exons ATGAAAACATTTATCATTGGAATCAGTGG tGTGACAAACGGTGGGAAAACAACACTGGCTATGAATTTGCAGAAACATCTCCCAAATTGCAGTGTCATATCTCAGGATGATTTCTTCAAG CCAGAGTCTGAGATAGAGACAGATAAAAATGGATTTTTGCAGTATGATG TGCTTGAGGCACTTAACATGGAAAAAATGATGTCAGCCATTTCCTGCTGGATGGAAAGCGCAAGACACTCTGTGGTATCAACAGACCAGGAAAGTGCTGAGGAAATTCCCATTTTAATCATCgaaggttttcttctttttaattataa TACAAGGGTCTATGAGCCTCCAGACTCTCCGGGATACTTTGATGGCCATGTGTGGCCCATGTATCTAAAGCACAGACAAGAAATGCAGGACATCACATGGGAAGTTG TGTACCTGGATGGAACAAAATCTGAAGAGGACCTCTTTTTGCAAGTATATGAAGATCTAATACGAGAACTAGCAAAGCAAAAGT
- the NMRK1 gene encoding nicotinamide riboside kinase 1 isoform X1, which produces MKTFIIGISGVTNGGKTTLAMNLQKHLPNCSVISQDDFFKPESEIETDKNGFLQYDVLEALNMEKMMSAISCWMESARHSVVSTDQESAEEIPILIIEGFLLFNYKPLDTIWNRSYFLTIPYEECKRRRSTRVYEPPDSPGYFDGHVWPMYLKHRQEMQDITWEVVYLDGTKSEEDLFLQVYEDLIRELAKQKCLQVTA; this is translated from the exons ATGAAAACATTTATCATTGGAATCAGTGG tGTGACAAACGGTGGGAAAACAACACTGGCTATGAATTTGCAGAAACATCTCCCAAATTGCAGTGTCATATCTCAGGATGATTTCTTCAAG CCAGAGTCTGAGATAGAGACAGATAAAAATGGATTTTTGCAGTATGATG TGCTTGAGGCACTTAACATGGAAAAAATGATGTCAGCCATTTCCTGCTGGATGGAAAGCGCAAGACACTCTGTGGTATCAACAGACCAGGAAAGTGCTGAGGAAATTCCCATTTTAATCATCgaaggttttcttctttttaattataa GCCCCTTGACACTATATGGAATAGAAGCTATTTCCTGACTATTCCATATGAAGAATGtaaaaggaggaggag TACAAGGGTCTATGAGCCTCCAGACTCTCCGGGATACTTTGATGGCCATGTGTGGCCCATGTATCTAAAGCACAGACAAGAAATGCAGGACATCACATGGGAAGTTG TGTACCTGGATGGAACAAAATCTGAAGAGGACCTCTTTTTGCAAGTATATGAAGATCTAATACGAGAACTAGCAAAGCAAAAGT